One region of Candidatus Rokuibacteriota bacterium genomic DNA includes:
- a CDS encoding 4Fe-4S dicluster domain-containing protein produces MAESPARTRRKFRYGMVIDTRRCVGCKACVVACKAENKTPPGVAYTVVVEHALPTGPNDKPLFMTKPCFHCERPPCVDVCPVSATFKREQDGIVVIDYDRCIGCRYCITACPYGARFFDFGENYPSVAEKTAYARVPSPEYRQFRKRAADTSPVGNVRKCTLCVHLQDAGGRYDQAAGRWPACAKTCTGRAIFFGDFNDPESEVARLLSERHGVRLKEELGTEPNVHYLL; encoded by the coding sequence ATGGCCGAGAGCCCCGCGCGGACCAGGCGCAAGTTCCGCTACGGCATGGTGATCGACACGCGCCGCTGCGTGGGCTGCAAGGCGTGCGTCGTGGCCTGCAAGGCCGAGAACAAGACGCCGCCGGGCGTCGCCTATACGGTGGTCGTCGAACACGCGCTTCCTACCGGCCCGAACGACAAGCCGCTCTTCATGACCAAACCCTGCTTCCACTGTGAGCGCCCGCCGTGCGTAGACGTGTGCCCGGTGTCGGCCACGTTCAAGCGGGAGCAGGACGGGATCGTCGTCATCGACTATGACCGCTGCATCGGCTGCCGCTACTGCATCACGGCGTGCCCCTACGGCGCGCGCTTCTTCGATTTCGGCGAGAACTACCCCTCGGTCGCCGAGAAGACCGCCTATGCCCGGGTACCCTCGCCCGAGTACCGCCAGTTCCGCAAGCGCGCGGCCGACACCTCCCCGGTCGGTAACGTTCGCAAGTGCACCCTCTGCGTCCACCTGCAGGATGCCGGTGGGCGCTACGACCAGGCGGCCGGGCGCTGGCCGGCCTGCGCGAAGACGTGCACGGGCCGGGCGATCTTCTTCGGCGACTTCAACGATCCCGAGAGCGAGGTCGCGCGCCTCTTGAGCGAGCGGCACGGCGTGCGCCTCAAGGAAGAGCTTGGCACCGAACCTAACGTTCACTACCTGCTCTGA
- the nrfD gene encoding polysulfide reductase NrfD yields MDPRSLKRLFWISGLVFFALGLIGWRDRFLYGHVSANYGSVVTWGLWVAAYIYFIGLSAGSFLISSLVYVFNMKRFERIGRLAVFTAVVTLLLALISIWADLGHMFRAWHVIAYANFKSPMAWMIWLYSAYVILLVTELWFLLRADLVAGGRAPGPKGMVYRLLALGSRDQSEAARARDRWIVRALATIGVPVAIMFHGGVGALFGVVAARPAWHSGMFPIIFLVSALASGGALLTVIAAIFQDGWQRNRDTVIALGRMVLGLLLLDVLFQVSEMLVAFYGGIPGHTESLRLAIGGPFWWVFWWWQLVLGTLVPIVLLVLPTGRDPRWVSLAGLLIAAGFLGVRLNIVIPGLAAEEIRGLSEAIASARMTTYYVPSATEWLVIVGVVGLGLLLFGFGELLLPKEEEAGHVRV; encoded by the coding sequence ATGGACCCCAGATCATTGAAGCGCCTGTTCTGGATCAGCGGCCTGGTCTTCTTCGCCCTCGGGCTCATCGGCTGGCGGGACCGCTTCCTGTACGGGCACGTGAGCGCCAACTACGGGAGCGTCGTCACGTGGGGCCTGTGGGTCGCGGCCTACATCTACTTCATCGGGCTCTCGGCGGGATCGTTCCTCATTTCCTCCCTGGTGTATGTCTTCAACATGAAGCGCTTCGAGCGGATCGGGCGCCTCGCGGTCTTCACCGCCGTCGTCACGCTCCTCCTGGCGCTGATCTCCATCTGGGCGGACCTCGGCCACATGTTCCGCGCCTGGCACGTGATCGCCTACGCCAACTTCAAGTCGCCCATGGCCTGGATGATCTGGCTCTACTCGGCCTATGTCATCCTGCTCGTCACCGAATTGTGGTTCCTCCTCCGCGCCGACCTCGTGGCCGGCGGGCGGGCCCCGGGGCCCAAGGGAATGGTCTACCGGCTCCTCGCGCTCGGCTCGCGGGATCAATCGGAGGCCGCGCGCGCGCGGGATCGCTGGATCGTGCGCGCCCTGGCGACGATCGGGGTTCCGGTGGCGATCATGTTCCACGGGGGTGTCGGGGCCCTCTTCGGCGTCGTGGCGGCGCGGCCCGCCTGGCACAGCGGGATGTTTCCCATCATCTTTCTCGTCTCCGCGCTGGCGAGCGGTGGCGCCCTTCTCACGGTCATCGCCGCCATCTTCCAGGACGGCTGGCAGCGCAACCGCGATACGGTGATTGCCCTCGGCCGGATGGTGCTGGGCCTCCTGCTGCTGGACGTGCTCTTTCAGGTCTCGGAGATGCTGGTGGCCTTCTACGGCGGCATCCCGGGCCACACCGAGAGCCTGCGGCTCGCCATCGGCGGTCCCTTCTGGTGGGTCTTCTGGTGGTGGCAGCTCGTGCTCGGCACGCTCGTTCCCATTGTGCTCCTGGTGCTCCCGACCGGGAGGGATCCCCGCTGGGTCTCCCTGGCGGGGCTCCTGATCGCGGCCGGCTTCCTCGGAGTGCGCCTGAACATCGTGATCCCGGGTTTGGCCGCCGAAGAGATCCGCGGCCTGTCAGAGGCGATCGCGTCGGCGCGAATGACGACGTACTACGTCCCGAGCGCCACCGAATGGCTGGTGATCGTCGGCGTGGTGGGGCTCGGGTTGTTGCTCTTCGGCTTCGGAGAGCTGCTGCTCCCGAAGGAGGAGGAGGCCGGCCATGTACGAGTTTGA
- a CDS encoding molybdopterin-dependent oxidoreductase, whose translation MYEFDPKIGRRVFLKGAGAVAAVTATGMAVSGRATLGSTEHVLFMDTAGAEQWGREAGEWIPSCCNMCGGQSGIMVHVVNGVVEKIEPNHWNPNNYSNISADFFAGYTERYGCAEGGALCPKGNAGIQQLYDPDRLRSPLKRTNPEKSLGADPRWTEISWEQALDEIAAKLKALREAGEAHKLIWFSEDHSFTHIQQDFCKLYGTPNYSNHSNLCDVARKASFATVMGDGRPLADFIQSRYILLFGWNPTSAIKWVYLPRILTRALEKGARLVVVDPYLSDTAAKAHEWVAIRPATDGALALAMGHVIVREGLYDTEFVSRWTTGFDAYAAYVKDKTPAWAEQITSVKAKTIERIAREFATTKPALADVWSGPGQHSNGVQGGRAIALLNSLIGAYDRPGTMLIPDKRGNKHAAVEPDATAGATLKQPRFDELPKYPLGHGSGVYTQSFVNLAEGKGPYAPKMGVIIFQNVMMSVPGNQTVAKALAKLETLVVIDTMLSETAMLADYVLPGTTYLERYDLNTHWVTWPVLGLRQPVVKPLFGQPAEYEVVAALGRRLALRDKNAKDFFTVGPLSGEPIGDPTAWYEDFLSNELKTGAPKLTLAELKALPGAVWVDTKGTRYEKYAEPLKPEQLKDAFFDGNPTSEGTGIYDKPKDQKGKRIGTVVGGKPVRGFMTKSGKAEFFSKWLGGKTDANGKPVDPLPVYEPREWQPSPEYPLYLINWKEASHTHTRTQNNAWLVEIKPENPLIINPATAARLGIAEGEAVWVESPYGRVKARVKTTRRMHPEVVGLQHGFGHTALGRFARGRGTTDSPLRPTKADPLSGQALHKETCVRIVKA comes from the coding sequence ATGTACGAGTTTGACCCGAAGATCGGCCGCCGCGTGTTCCTCAAGGGCGCGGGCGCGGTGGCCGCCGTGACGGCGACCGGCATGGCGGTGTCCGGGCGGGCGACCCTCGGCTCGACGGAGCACGTTCTCTTCATGGACACGGCCGGCGCGGAGCAGTGGGGGCGCGAGGCGGGAGAGTGGATCCCCTCCTGCTGCAACATGTGCGGCGGCCAGTCCGGGATCATGGTCCACGTGGTCAACGGGGTGGTCGAGAAGATCGAGCCGAACCACTGGAACCCGAACAACTACTCGAACATCTCGGCAGACTTCTTCGCCGGCTACACGGAGCGGTACGGGTGCGCTGAAGGCGGAGCCCTGTGCCCGAAGGGCAACGCCGGGATCCAGCAACTCTACGATCCTGACCGGCTACGGAGCCCGTTGAAGCGGACGAACCCCGAGAAATCGCTCGGCGCCGACCCGAGGTGGACCGAGATTTCCTGGGAGCAGGCGCTCGACGAGATTGCCGCGAAGCTGAAGGCGCTTCGCGAGGCCGGCGAAGCCCACAAGCTCATCTGGTTCAGCGAGGATCACTCGTTCACCCACATCCAGCAGGACTTCTGCAAGCTGTACGGCACGCCCAATTACTCCAACCATTCCAACCTCTGCGACGTCGCACGCAAGGCCTCCTTCGCCACGGTGATGGGGGATGGGCGGCCCCTCGCCGACTTCATCCAGTCGAGGTATATCCTGCTCTTCGGCTGGAACCCGACCTCCGCCATCAAGTGGGTGTACCTGCCGCGGATCCTCACCCGGGCGCTGGAGAAGGGCGCGAGGCTCGTCGTCGTTGACCCGTATCTCTCGGACACCGCCGCCAAAGCGCACGAGTGGGTGGCCATTCGGCCCGCCACGGACGGAGCCCTCGCCCTGGCGATGGGTCACGTCATCGTCAGGGAGGGGCTCTACGACACGGAGTTCGTGTCGAGGTGGACGACGGGCTTCGACGCGTACGCGGCCTACGTCAAGGACAAGACGCCGGCCTGGGCGGAGCAGATCACGTCCGTCAAAGCCAAGACCATCGAACGGATCGCCCGGGAGTTCGCGACGACGAAGCCCGCGCTCGCGGACGTCTGGAGCGGCCCCGGTCAGCACTCCAACGGCGTCCAGGGGGGGCGGGCCATCGCGCTTCTCAACTCGCTGATCGGCGCCTACGACCGGCCGGGGACCATGCTCATCCCGGACAAGCGCGGGAACAAGCACGCCGCCGTCGAGCCCGACGCGACAGCAGGCGCGACGCTCAAGCAGCCGCGCTTTGACGAGCTGCCGAAGTACCCGCTGGGCCACGGCTCCGGCGTCTACACGCAGTCGTTCGTGAACCTGGCGGAGGGCAAGGGACCGTATGCGCCGAAGATGGGCGTCATCATCTTCCAGAACGTGATGATGTCGGTGCCGGGCAACCAGACCGTCGCCAAGGCCCTCGCTAAGCTGGAGACGCTGGTGGTCATCGACACGATGCTGAGCGAGACGGCGATGCTTGCCGACTACGTCTTGCCGGGCACCACCTACCTGGAGCGCTACGACCTGAACACCCACTGGGTCACGTGGCCCGTGCTCGGTCTTCGCCAGCCGGTCGTCAAGCCGCTGTTCGGCCAGCCCGCCGAGTACGAGGTGGTGGCGGCGCTGGGCCGCCGGCTCGCGCTCCGCGACAAGAACGCCAAGGACTTCTTCACGGTCGGCCCGCTGTCGGGCGAGCCGATCGGGGATCCGACGGCCTGGTACGAAGACTTCCTCTCCAACGAGCTGAAGACGGGCGCGCCGAAGCTGACCCTCGCCGAGCTTAAGGCGCTTCCCGGCGCGGTCTGGGTCGATACGAAGGGGACGCGCTACGAGAAGTACGCGGAACCGCTCAAGCCTGAACAGCTCAAGGACGCCTTCTTCGATGGCAATCCCACGAGCGAAGGCACCGGCATCTATGACAAGCCCAAGGATCAAAAAGGCAAGCGGATCGGCACGGTGGTCGGAGGGAAGCCCGTGCGCGGGTTCATGACGAAGAGCGGCAAGGCGGAGTTCTTCTCGAAGTGGCTGGGCGGGAAGACCGACGCGAACGGCAAGCCGGTGGACCCGCTCCCCGTCTACGAGCCGCGCGAGTGGCAGCCGTCCCCCGAGTATCCGCTCTACCTCATCAACTGGAAAGAGGCGAGCCACACCCACACGCGGACACAGAACAATGCCTGGCTGGTCGAGATCAAGCCCGAGAACCCGCTGATCATCAACCCGGCGACGGCGGCCCGGCTGGGGATCGCGGAGGGCGAAGCTGTTTGGGTCGAGTCCCCCTACGGCAGGGTGAAGGCGCGAGTCAAGACCACGCGCCGGATGCATCCGGAGGTCGTCGGGCTCCAGCACGGCTTCGGCCACACCGCGCTCGGGAGGTTCGCCAGGGGTCGGGGGACAACCGACTCGCCGCTCCGTCCGACGAAAGCGGATCCGCTCTCGGGGCAAGCCCTGCACAAGGAGACCTGTGTGCGGATTGTGAAGGCCTGA